In Eleutherodactylus coqui strain aEleCoq1 chromosome 4, aEleCoq1.hap1, whole genome shotgun sequence, the following are encoded in one genomic region:
- the MID1IP1 gene encoding mid1-interacting protein 1, with amino-acid sequence MLQISDSYNQKHSLFNAMNRFIGAVNNMDQTVMVPSLLRDLPLDVEKMKEEVTNSHGAANYFTRRDMHSYFILLKSIRNDIEWGILQGDDRKKDILTHLDTNRMEDSEGEEDLEKLFHFHLTGLHTVLNKLTRKANILTNRYKEEIGFGTWGH; translated from the coding sequence ATGCTGCAGATATCCGACTCCTACAACCAGAAGCACTCCTTGTTCAATGCCATGAACAGGTTCATCGGAGCTGTGAATAACATGGACCAGACTGTCATGGTGCCCAGCCTGCTGAGGGACCTACCTCTAGATGTGGAGAAGATGAAGGAGGAGGTCACCAACAGCCATGGGGCTGCTAATTATTTCACCAGGAGAGACATGCACAGCTACTTCATCTTGCTCAAATCTATCAGGAATGACATTGAGTGGGGGATCCTGCAAGGAGATGATAGGAAAAAGGACATCTTGACTCACCTGGACACCAACAGAATGGAGGACTCTGAAGGAGAAGAAGATCTGGAGAAGCTCTTCCACTTCCACCTTACCGGACTGCACACGGTGCTCAATAAGCTCACCAGGAAAGCCAATATCCTTACCAACCGATACAAGGAGGAAATCGGATTTGGCACTTGGGGACATTGA